A single Dunckerocampus dactyliophorus isolate RoL2022-P2 chromosome 2, RoL_Ddac_1.1, whole genome shotgun sequence DNA region contains:
- the kif1ab gene encoding kinesin-like protein KIF1A isoform X5, whose product MAGASVKVAVRVRPFNSREMSKESKCIIQMSGNTTTILNPKLPKENKSFNFDYSYWSHTTPEDINYASQMQVYKDIGEEMLLHAFEGYNVCIFAYGQTGAGKSYTMMGRQETDQQGIIPLLCEDLFTKISDSNNDNSMSYSVEVSYMEIYCERVRDLLNPKNKGNLRVREHPLMGPYVEDLSKLAVTSYNDIQDLMDSGNKARTVAATNMNETSSRSHAVFNIIFTQKKYDSETDNTSEKVSKISLVDLAGSERADSTGAKGTRLKEGANINKSLTTLGKVISALAELDSVPNKNKKKKKVESFIPYRDSVLTWLLRENLGGNSRTAMVAALSPADINYDETLSTLRYADRAKQIRCNAVINEDPNNRLVRELKEEVARLKDLLYAQGLGDIIEMTNAMTGMSPSPSLSALSSRAGSISNLHDRIFSPASEEAIERLKETEKIIAELNETWEEKLRRTEAIRMEREALLAEMGVAMREDGGTVGVFSPKKTPHLVNLNEDPLMSECLLYYIKDGITKVGREDAKTRQDIVLSGHFIRDEHCTFSSTTGPQGEGCVVLEPCEDAETYVNGKRVTSPTVLRSGNRIIMGKSHVFRFNDPEQARLERERTPCAETPVEPVDWAFAQRELLEKQGIDMKQEMEQRLQELEDQYRKEREEASILLEQQRLDYESKLEALQKQVDSRYLESPEEEEEPEEEVPWTKRETELALWAFRKWRFYQFTSLRDLLWGNAIFLKEANAISVELKKKVQFQFVLLTDTLYSPLPPDLLPPSETKERERRPFPRTIVAVEVQDQKNGATHYWTLEKLRQRLDLMREMYDRAAELPSSAVEDCDHALTGGDPFYDRFPWFRLVGRAFVYLSNLLYPVPLVHRVAIVSEKGEVKGFLRVAVQAISADEEAPDYGSGVRQSGTAKISFEDKQFEKFQTESTPGGLSHSNTSQEELRIVEGEGQLVEMGISADEVNNNTCEATPEPPLSPVKSSGLGLDLPLELSPEKALSHLKIGSTFTFRVTVLQASSISAEYADIFCQFNFIHRHDEAFSTEPLKNTGRGPPLGFYHVQNITVEVTKSFVEYIKTQPIVFEVFGHYQKQPFPPLCKDLISPLRPSRRQFPRVMPLSKPVPATKLSTLTRSTAGPCHSKYDLMVFFEICELEASGDYIPAVVDHRGGMPCHGTYLLHQGIQRRITVTIAHENGNDIEWKEVKELVIGRIRNTPEADETIIDPNILSLNILSSGYFWPKHEDKTFYRFEAAWDSSMHNSLLLNRVTPYGEKIYITLSAYLEMENCTQPTVITKDFCMVFYSRDTKLPASRSIRNLFSTGCLRPSESNRVTGVYEMTLCYVADNGSPGMQRRRRRVLDTSVAYVRGEENLAGWRPRSDSLILDHQWELEKLSLLQEVEKTRHYLLLREKLEATLQAGQDALYKSVDISDFAKSPVLSQSPVSSPAPDSPNQRQRELAAKCLRLLMHTFNRDYSQVSSSASESKLSEMSASLMRGESSSTLNTLTPSSTCPSLVEGHYDIRHTDPGSGASTPDLDPFSPVDRKKALKGCSFVPDIQEIRVSPIVSKKGYLHFLEPHTSGWVKRYVVVRRPYVYLYRSERDNVERAVINLSSAKVEYSEDKQTLLRTPNTFTVCTEHRGILLQANNDKEMHDWLYAFNPLLAGTIRSKLSRRKSVQSVPAAQRM is encoded by the exons ATGGCTGGGGCCTCGGTGAAAGTGGCGGTGAGGGTGAGACCCTTCAACTCCAGAGAGATGTCCAAGGAGAGCAAATGCATCATTCAGATGTCAGGAAACACCACAA CAATCCTGAACCCCAAACTGCCAAAAGAAAACAAGAGTTTCAACTTCGACTACTCTTACTGGTCTCACACCACG CCCGAGGACATCAACTATGCATCACAGATGCAGGTGTACAAGGACATCGGCGAGGAGATGCTGCTTCACGCCTTTGAGGGCTACAATGTCTGCATATTCGCATACGGACAGACGGGAGCGGGCAAAAGCTACACTATGATGGGACGACAGGAGACGGACCAACAGGGCATCATTCCTTTG CTCTGTGAGGACCTTTTTACCAAGATCAGTGACAGCAACAATGACAACAGCATGTCTTACTCTGTGGAG GTGAGTTACATGGAAATCTACTGTGAGCGTGTGCGCGACTTGCTTAACCCCAAAAACAAAGGGAACCTGCGTGTGAGGGAGCACCCGTTGATGGGACCATACGTGGAAGATTTGTCCAAACTGGCCGTCACCTCTTACAACGACATCCAGGACCTGATGGACTCTGGAAACAAAGCTAG GACCGTTGCTGCTACAAACATGAATGAGACCAGCAGTCGCTCTCATGCTGTCTTTAACATCATCTTCACTCAGAAGAAATATGACTCTGAGACTGACAACACATCAGAAAAG GTCAGTAAGATCAGCCTGGTGGACCTGGCTGGTAGCGAGCGTGCAGACTCCACTGGAGCAAAAGGAACCAGACTGAAG GAAGGAGCCAACATCAACAAATCTCTGACAACATTGGGCAAAGTTATTTCTGCTTTAGCTGAGCTG GACTCAGTACCAAACAAG aacaaaaagaagaagaaggtagaAAGTTTCATTCCGTACAGAGATTCGGTCCTGACGTGGCTGCTGAGGGAGAATCTAG GTGGAAACTCACGTACGGCCATGGTGGCTGCTCTTAGCCCTGCCGACATCAACTATGATGAAACCCTCAGTACCCTCCG ATACGCCGATCGTGCCAAACAGATCCGCTGCAACGCCGTCATCAACGAGGACCCGAACAACCGTCTGGTGCGCGAGCTGAAAGAGGAGGTGGCCCGCCTCAAAGACCTGCTGTATGCTCAGGGCCTGGGTGACATTATTGAGA TGACCAATGCCATGACAGGAATGAGCCCCTCTCCGTCGCTGTCGGCGCTGTCTAGTCGCGCCGGCTCCATCAGCAACCTCCACGATCGCATCTTTAGCCCGGCGAGTGAAGAGGCCATCGAGAGGCTCAAG GAAACGGAGAAAATCATTGCAGAACTCAATGAGACGTGGGAGGAGAAACTTCGACGTACTGAGGCCATTCGCATGGAGAG AGAGGCTCTCCTGGCTGAGATGGGTGTTGCCATGAGAGAAGATGGGGGCACTGTCGGTGTTTTCTCCCCAAAAAAG ACGCCGCATCTGGTCAACTTGAACGAGGATCCACTGATGTCGGAGTGTCTGCTGTACTACATCAAAGACGGCATCACCAA GGTCGGACGTGAGGACGCCAAGACTCGCCAAGACATTGTCCTGAGCGGCCATTTTATCCGAGATGAACACTGCACCTTCAGCAGCACCACAGGCCCTCAGGGAGAAG GTTGCGTCGTTCTGGAGCCATGTGAGGACGCAGAGACGTACGTCAACGGCAAGAGGGTGACTTCTCCAACTGTGCTGCGCTCGG GCAACCGCATCATCATGGGTAAGAGCCACGTGTTTCGCTTCAACGACCCTGAGCAGGCCCGGCTGGAGCGTGAGAGGACGCCGTGCGCCGAGACGCCGGTGGAGCCCGTTGACTGGGCCTTTGCTCAGAGAGAGCTGCTGGAGAAACAAGGCATTGACATGAAACAGGAGATGGAGCAGAG GCTTCAGGAACTTGAAGATCAGTATCGCAAAGAAAGAGAAGAGGCTAGTATCTTGCTGGAGCAACAGAGGCTG GACTATGAGAGTAAGCTGGAGGCTCTTCAGAAGCAGGTGGACTCTCGCTACCTGGAGTCaccagaggaagaagaggagcccGAGGAGGAAG TGCCGTGGACCAAGCGGGAGACCGAGCTTGCTCTGTGGGCTTTTAGGAAATGGCGCTTCTACCAGTTCACTTCACTCCGGGATCTACTTTGGGGCAACGCCATCTTCCTCAAGGAGGCCAACGCTATAAGTGTGGAGCTGAAGAAGAAG GTCCAGTTCCAGTTTGTCCTGTTGACCGACACACTTTACTCCCCCCTGCCTCCCGATCTGCTGCCTCCCAGCGAGACCAAGGAGAGGGAGAGACGGCCTTTCCCTCGAACCATTGTGGCCGTGGAAGTACAGGATCAAAAGAATGGAGCTACACATTACTGGACTCTGGAGAAGCTCAG GCAGAGACTGGACCTGATGAGGGAAATGTACGACCGTGCCGCAGAGCTCCCGAGTAGTGCCGTTGAGGACTGTGACCATGCCCTTACCGGCGGCGACCCCTTCTATGACCGCTTCCCATGGTTTCGTCTGGTGGGCAG AGCGTTTGTGTACCTGAGTAACTTGCTGTATCCCGTGCCGCTGGTGCACCGTGTGGCCATTGTGAGCGAGAAGGGGGAGGTGAAGGGCTTCCTAAGAGTGGCTGTGCAGGCCATTTCAG CGGATGAGGAAGCTCCAGATTACGGTTCGGGTGTGAGGCAGTCAGGCACTGCTAAGATCTCCTTTGAAGATAAACAATTTGAGAAG TTTCAGACAGAGTCAACCCCAGGCGGTCTTTCCCACTCCAACACCTCTCAGGAGGAGCTCCGCATTGTGGAAGGAGAGGGTCAGCTTGTGGAGATGGGCATCTCTGCAGATGAAGTAAATAACAACACTTGTGAAG CCACTCCAGAGCCTCCACTGAGCCCTGTGAAGAGCTCAGGACTGGGTCTGGATCTCCCTTTAGAACTCTCACCAGAGAAGGCTCTGTCCCACCTTAAGATTGGCAGCACCTTCACCTTCAGAGTCACCGTCTTACAGGCCTCCAGCATCTCAGCCGAGTACGCTGACATCTTCTGCCAGTTCAA CTTCATCCATCGCCATGATGAAGCGTTCTCCACCGAGCCATTGAAGAACACTGGCAGGGGACCACCGCTTGGCTTCTACCATGTCCAAAAT ATCACAGTGGAGGTAACCAAGTCATTTGTGGAGTACATCAAGACACAACCTATTGTCTTTGAGGTGTTCGGTCACTATCAAAAGCAACCTTTCCCACCCCTCTGCAAAGACTTAATTAG TCCACTGAGACCTTCCAGAAGGCAATTCCCCAGAGTGATGCCTTTGTCCAAACCAG TGCCGGCCACCAAGCTCAGCACTCTGACCCGCTCCACCGCCGGACCTTGTCACTCTAAATATGACCTCATGGTGTTCTTTGAGATCTGTGAGCTGGAAGCGAGCGGAGA TTACATTCCAGCTGTTGTTGACCACAGAGGTGGGATGCCCTGCCATGGTACTTACCTCCTACATCAG GGTATTCAGAGGAGGATCACAGTCACCATTGCTCATGAGAATGGAAACGACATTGAATGGAAGGAAGTGAAGGAGCTGGTCATTG GTCGTATCCGGAACACCCCTGAGGCTGATGAGACCATTATCGACCCCAACATTCTCTCCCTCAACATCCTGTCTTCTGGATATTTCTGGCCAAAACATGAGGACAA AACCTTCTATCGCTTTGAAGCAGCATGGGACAGCTCCATGCACAACTCCCTCCTCCTGAACAGAGTTACCCCCTATGGAGAGAAGATCTACATCACCCTGTCGGCTTATCTGGAG ATGGAGAACTGCACTCAGCCGACAGTCATCACCAAAGATTTCTGCATGGTGTTTTACTCTCGCGACACGAAACTTCCAGCGTCTCGTTCCATCAGAAACCTCTTCAGCACAGGCTGCCTCAGGCCTTCAGAGAG TAACCGTGTCACTGGGGTCTATGAGATGACTCTCTGCTACGTGGCGGACAATGGAAGTCCAG GCATGCAGCGGCGTCGCCGGCGTGTGCTGGACACCTCGGTGGCGTACGTCAGAGGAGAGGAGAACCTGGCCGGATGGCGCCCTCGCAGTGACAGCCTCATTTTAGACCATCAGTGGGAGCTGGAGAAACTCAGCTTACTTCAGGAG GTGGAGAAGACCCGTCACTACCTGTTACTTAGAGAGAAACTGGAGGCGACCTTGCAGGCTGGACAGGATGCCCTCTACAAGAGCGTCGACATCAGCGACTTTGCAAAGAGTCCTGTCCTTAGCCAGAGTCCTGTAAGCAGCCCAGCACCAGACAGCCCCAACCAGAGGCAGAGGGAGCTGGCTGCCAAG TGTCTGCGTCTGCTGATGCACACCTTCAACAGGGACTACAGCCAGGTGAGCAGCAGTGCCAGTGAGAGCAAG CTGTCTGAGATGTCGGCGTCACTGATGAGGGGGGAGTCGTCCTCCACGCTGAACACGCTCACCCCATCCTCCACTTGTCCCTCACTGGTTGAGGGACACTACGACATCAG ACACACTGACCCCGGTTCAGGCGCATCCACCCCTGATCTGGACCCGTTTAGCCCAGTGGACAGAAAGAAGGCTCTCAAAGGCTGCAGCTTTGTTCCAGACATACAGGAGATAAGAGTCAG CCCCATCGTGTCAAAGAAAGGCTACCTGCACTTCCTGGAGCCCCACACTAGCGGCTGGGTCAAACGCTATGTGGTGGTGCGCCGGCCTTACGTTTACCTGTATCGCAGTGAGAGGGACAATGTGGAGCGAGCTGTCATTAACCTGTCGTCGGCCAAGGTGGAATACAGTGAAGACAAACAGACCTTGCTGCGG ACTCCAAACACGTTCACCGTGTGCACCGAGCATCGTGGGATACTGCTTCAAGCCAACAACGACAAAGAGATGCACGACTGGCTTTATGCTTTTAATCCTCTGTTGGCGGGTACCATCAG
- the kif1ab gene encoding kinesin-like protein KIF1A isoform X4, with protein sequence MAGASVKVAVRVRPFNSREMSKESKCIIQMSGNTTTILNPKLPKENKSFNFDYSYWSHTTPEDINYASQMQVYKDIGEEMLLHAFEGYNVCIFAYGQTGAGKSYTMMGRQETDQQGIIPLLCEDLFTKISDSNNDNSMSYSVEVSYMEIYCERVRDLLNPKNKGNLRVREHPLMGPYVEDLSKLAVTSYNDIQDLMDSGNKARTVAATNMNETSSRSHAVFNIIFTQKKYDSETDNTSEKVSKISLVDLAGSERADSTGAKGTRLKEGANINKSLTTLGKVISALAELDSVPNKNKKKKKVESFIPYRDSVLTWLLRENLGGNSRTAMVAALSPADINYDETLSTLRYADRAKQIRCNAVINEDPNNRLVRELKEEVARLKDLLYAQGLGDIIEMTNAMTGMSPSPSLSALSSRAGSISNLHDRIFSPASEEAIERLKETEKIIAELNETWEEKLRRTEAIRMEREALLAEMGVAMREDGGTVGVFSPKKTPHLVNLNEDPLMSECLLYYIKDGITKVGREDAKTRQDIVLSGHFIRDEHCTFSSTTGPQGEGCVVLEPCEDAETYVNGKRVTSPTVLRSGNRIIMGKSHVFRFNDPEQARLERERTPCAETPVEPVDWAFAQRELLEKQGIDMKQEMEQRLQELEDQYRKEREEASILLEQQRLDYESKLEALQKQVDSRYLESPEEEEEPEEEVPWTKRETELALWAFRKWRFYQFTSLRDLLWGNAIFLKEANAISVELKKKVQFQFVLLTDTLYSPLPPDLLPPSETKERERRPFPRTIVAVEVQDQKNGATHYWTLEKLRQRLDLMREMYDRAAELPSSAVEDCDHALTGGDPFYDRFPWFRLVGRAFVYLSNLLYPVPLVHRVAIVSEKGEVKGFLRVAVQAISADEEAPDYGSGVRQSGTAKISFEDKQFEKFQTESTPGGLSHSNTSQEELRIVEGEGQLVEMGISADEVNNNTCEATPEPPLSPVKSSGLGLDLPLELSPEKALSHLKIGSTFTFRVTVLQASSISAEYADIFCQFNFIHRHDEAFSTEPLKNTGRGPPLGFYHVQNITVEVTKSFVEYIKTQPIVFEVFGHYQKQPFPPLCKDLISPLRPSRRQFPRVMPLSKPVPATKLSTLTRSTAGPCHSKYDLMVFFEICELEASGDYIPAVVDHRGGMPCHGTYLLHQGIQRRITVTIAHENGNDIEWKEVKELVIGRIRNTPEADETIIDPNILSLNILSSGYFWPKHEDNVSLGVDHRTFYRFEAAWDSSMHNSLLLNRVTPYGEKIYITLSAYLEMENCTQPTVITKDFCMVFYSRDTKLPASRSIRNLFSTGCLRPSESNRVTGVYEMTLCYVADNGSPGMQRRRRRVLDTSVAYVRGEENLAGWRPRSDSLILDHQWELEKLSLLQEVEKTRHYLLLREKLEATLQAGQDALYKSVDISDFAKSPVLSQSPVSSPAPDSPNQRQRELAAKCLRLLMHTFNRDYSQVSSSASESKLSEMSASLMRGESSSTLNTLTPSSTCPSLVEGHYDIRHTDPGSGASTPDLDPFSPVDRKKALKGCSFVPDIQEIRVSPIVSKKGYLHFLEPHTSGWVKRYVVVRRPYVYLYRSERDNVERAVINLSSAKVEYSEDKQTLLRTPNTFTVCTEHRGILLQANNDKEMHDWLYAFNPLLAGTIRSKLSRRKSVQSVPAAQRM encoded by the exons ATGGCTGGGGCCTCGGTGAAAGTGGCGGTGAGGGTGAGACCCTTCAACTCCAGAGAGATGTCCAAGGAGAGCAAATGCATCATTCAGATGTCAGGAAACACCACAA CAATCCTGAACCCCAAACTGCCAAAAGAAAACAAGAGTTTCAACTTCGACTACTCTTACTGGTCTCACACCACG CCCGAGGACATCAACTATGCATCACAGATGCAGGTGTACAAGGACATCGGCGAGGAGATGCTGCTTCACGCCTTTGAGGGCTACAATGTCTGCATATTCGCATACGGACAGACGGGAGCGGGCAAAAGCTACACTATGATGGGACGACAGGAGACGGACCAACAGGGCATCATTCCTTTG CTCTGTGAGGACCTTTTTACCAAGATCAGTGACAGCAACAATGACAACAGCATGTCTTACTCTGTGGAG GTGAGTTACATGGAAATCTACTGTGAGCGTGTGCGCGACTTGCTTAACCCCAAAAACAAAGGGAACCTGCGTGTGAGGGAGCACCCGTTGATGGGACCATACGTGGAAGATTTGTCCAAACTGGCCGTCACCTCTTACAACGACATCCAGGACCTGATGGACTCTGGAAACAAAGCTAG GACCGTTGCTGCTACAAACATGAATGAGACCAGCAGTCGCTCTCATGCTGTCTTTAACATCATCTTCACTCAGAAGAAATATGACTCTGAGACTGACAACACATCAGAAAAG GTCAGTAAGATCAGCCTGGTGGACCTGGCTGGTAGCGAGCGTGCAGACTCCACTGGAGCAAAAGGAACCAGACTGAAG GAAGGAGCCAACATCAACAAATCTCTGACAACATTGGGCAAAGTTATTTCTGCTTTAGCTGAGCTG GACTCAGTACCAAACAAG aacaaaaagaagaagaaggtagaAAGTTTCATTCCGTACAGAGATTCGGTCCTGACGTGGCTGCTGAGGGAGAATCTAG GTGGAAACTCACGTACGGCCATGGTGGCTGCTCTTAGCCCTGCCGACATCAACTATGATGAAACCCTCAGTACCCTCCG ATACGCCGATCGTGCCAAACAGATCCGCTGCAACGCCGTCATCAACGAGGACCCGAACAACCGTCTGGTGCGCGAGCTGAAAGAGGAGGTGGCCCGCCTCAAAGACCTGCTGTATGCTCAGGGCCTGGGTGACATTATTGAGA TGACCAATGCCATGACAGGAATGAGCCCCTCTCCGTCGCTGTCGGCGCTGTCTAGTCGCGCCGGCTCCATCAGCAACCTCCACGATCGCATCTTTAGCCCGGCGAGTGAAGAGGCCATCGAGAGGCTCAAG GAAACGGAGAAAATCATTGCAGAACTCAATGAGACGTGGGAGGAGAAACTTCGACGTACTGAGGCCATTCGCATGGAGAG AGAGGCTCTCCTGGCTGAGATGGGTGTTGCCATGAGAGAAGATGGGGGCACTGTCGGTGTTTTCTCCCCAAAAAAG ACGCCGCATCTGGTCAACTTGAACGAGGATCCACTGATGTCGGAGTGTCTGCTGTACTACATCAAAGACGGCATCACCAA GGTCGGACGTGAGGACGCCAAGACTCGCCAAGACATTGTCCTGAGCGGCCATTTTATCCGAGATGAACACTGCACCTTCAGCAGCACCACAGGCCCTCAGGGAGAAG GTTGCGTCGTTCTGGAGCCATGTGAGGACGCAGAGACGTACGTCAACGGCAAGAGGGTGACTTCTCCAACTGTGCTGCGCTCGG GCAACCGCATCATCATGGGTAAGAGCCACGTGTTTCGCTTCAACGACCCTGAGCAGGCCCGGCTGGAGCGTGAGAGGACGCCGTGCGCCGAGACGCCGGTGGAGCCCGTTGACTGGGCCTTTGCTCAGAGAGAGCTGCTGGAGAAACAAGGCATTGACATGAAACAGGAGATGGAGCAGAG GCTTCAGGAACTTGAAGATCAGTATCGCAAAGAAAGAGAAGAGGCTAGTATCTTGCTGGAGCAACAGAGGCTG GACTATGAGAGTAAGCTGGAGGCTCTTCAGAAGCAGGTGGACTCTCGCTACCTGGAGTCaccagaggaagaagaggagcccGAGGAGGAAG TGCCGTGGACCAAGCGGGAGACCGAGCTTGCTCTGTGGGCTTTTAGGAAATGGCGCTTCTACCAGTTCACTTCACTCCGGGATCTACTTTGGGGCAACGCCATCTTCCTCAAGGAGGCCAACGCTATAAGTGTGGAGCTGAAGAAGAAG GTCCAGTTCCAGTTTGTCCTGTTGACCGACACACTTTACTCCCCCCTGCCTCCCGATCTGCTGCCTCCCAGCGAGACCAAGGAGAGGGAGAGACGGCCTTTCCCTCGAACCATTGTGGCCGTGGAAGTACAGGATCAAAAGAATGGAGCTACACATTACTGGACTCTGGAGAAGCTCAG GCAGAGACTGGACCTGATGAGGGAAATGTACGACCGTGCCGCAGAGCTCCCGAGTAGTGCCGTTGAGGACTGTGACCATGCCCTTACCGGCGGCGACCCCTTCTATGACCGCTTCCCATGGTTTCGTCTGGTGGGCAG AGCGTTTGTGTACCTGAGTAACTTGCTGTATCCCGTGCCGCTGGTGCACCGTGTGGCCATTGTGAGCGAGAAGGGGGAGGTGAAGGGCTTCCTAAGAGTGGCTGTGCAGGCCATTTCAG CGGATGAGGAAGCTCCAGATTACGGTTCGGGTGTGAGGCAGTCAGGCACTGCTAAGATCTCCTTTGAAGATAAACAATTTGAGAAG TTTCAGACAGAGTCAACCCCAGGCGGTCTTTCCCACTCCAACACCTCTCAGGAGGAGCTCCGCATTGTGGAAGGAGAGGGTCAGCTTGTGGAGATGGGCATCTCTGCAGATGAAGTAAATAACAACACTTGTGAAG CCACTCCAGAGCCTCCACTGAGCCCTGTGAAGAGCTCAGGACTGGGTCTGGATCTCCCTTTAGAACTCTCACCAGAGAAGGCTCTGTCCCACCTTAAGATTGGCAGCACCTTCACCTTCAGAGTCACCGTCTTACAGGCCTCCAGCATCTCAGCCGAGTACGCTGACATCTTCTGCCAGTTCAA CTTCATCCATCGCCATGATGAAGCGTTCTCCACCGAGCCATTGAAGAACACTGGCAGGGGACCACCGCTTGGCTTCTACCATGTCCAAAAT ATCACAGTGGAGGTAACCAAGTCATTTGTGGAGTACATCAAGACACAACCTATTGTCTTTGAGGTGTTCGGTCACTATCAAAAGCAACCTTTCCCACCCCTCTGCAAAGACTTAATTAG TCCACTGAGACCTTCCAGAAGGCAATTCCCCAGAGTGATGCCTTTGTCCAAACCAG TGCCGGCCACCAAGCTCAGCACTCTGACCCGCTCCACCGCCGGACCTTGTCACTCTAAATATGACCTCATGGTGTTCTTTGAGATCTGTGAGCTGGAAGCGAGCGGAGA TTACATTCCAGCTGTTGTTGACCACAGAGGTGGGATGCCCTGCCATGGTACTTACCTCCTACATCAG GGTATTCAGAGGAGGATCACAGTCACCATTGCTCATGAGAATGGAAACGACATTGAATGGAAGGAAGTGAAGGAGCTGGTCATTG GTCGTATCCGGAACACCCCTGAGGCTGATGAGACCATTATCGACCCCAACATTCTCTCCCTCAACATCCTGTCTTCTGGATATTTCTGGCCAAAACATGAGGACAA TGTCTCCTTGGGAGTTGATCATAG AACCTTCTATCGCTTTGAAGCAGCATGGGACAGCTCCATGCACAACTCCCTCCTCCTGAACAGAGTTACCCCCTATGGAGAGAAGATCTACATCACCCTGTCGGCTTATCTGGAG ATGGAGAACTGCACTCAGCCGACAGTCATCACCAAAGATTTCTGCATGGTGTTTTACTCTCGCGACACGAAACTTCCAGCGTCTCGTTCCATCAGAAACCTCTTCAGCACAGGCTGCCTCAGGCCTTCAGAGAG TAACCGTGTCACTGGGGTCTATGAGATGACTCTCTGCTACGTGGCGGACAATGGAAGTCCAG GCATGCAGCGGCGTCGCCGGCGTGTGCTGGACACCTCGGTGGCGTACGTCAGAGGAGAGGAGAACCTGGCCGGATGGCGCCCTCGCAGTGACAGCCTCATTTTAGACCATCAGTGGGAGCTGGAGAAACTCAGCTTACTTCAGGAG GTGGAGAAGACCCGTCACTACCTGTTACTTAGAGAGAAACTGGAGGCGACCTTGCAGGCTGGACAGGATGCCCTCTACAAGAGCGTCGACATCAGCGACTTTGCAAAGAGTCCTGTCCTTAGCCAGAGTCCTGTAAGCAGCCCAGCACCAGACAGCCCCAACCAGAGGCAGAGGGAGCTGGCTGCCAAG TGTCTGCGTCTGCTGATGCACACCTTCAACAGGGACTACAGCCAGGTGAGCAGCAGTGCCAGTGAGAGCAAG CTGTCTGAGATGTCGGCGTCACTGATGAGGGGGGAGTCGTCCTCCACGCTGAACACGCTCACCCCATCCTCCACTTGTCCCTCACTGGTTGAGGGACACTACGACATCAG ACACACTGACCCCGGTTCAGGCGCATCCACCCCTGATCTGGACCCGTTTAGCCCAGTGGACAGAAAGAAGGCTCTCAAAGGCTGCAGCTTTGTTCCAGACATACAGGAGATAAGAGTCAG CCCCATCGTGTCAAAGAAAGGCTACCTGCACTTCCTGGAGCCCCACACTAGCGGCTGGGTCAAACGCTATGTGGTGGTGCGCCGGCCTTACGTTTACCTGTATCGCAGTGAGAGGGACAATGTGGAGCGAGCTGTCATTAACCTGTCGTCGGCCAAGGTGGAATACAGTGAAGACAAACAGACCTTGCTGCGG ACTCCAAACACGTTCACCGTGTGCACCGAGCATCGTGGGATACTGCTTCAAGCCAACAACGACAAAGAGATGCACGACTGGCTTTATGCTTTTAATCCTCTGTTGGCGGGTACCATCAG